In the Oscillatoria salina IIICB1 genome, TCGCACAACTTCCGGCGATCGCGACAATCATCCCCATTATAAATCTACGGTCAAATTTTTTTCCCCAAACTAACCAACCTCCCAAAGTAACGAAAATGGGCGTTAAACTTCGTAGTAAGGTAGCATTAGCGACGCTAGTTTGACCTAATGACCAAAACCAACACCAAATTGTCGCAGACCAAAAAATTCCTCCTAATAATAGTAAAGCAATAACTGAAGTTTGTTCGGAAATTGGTTGTGGGGAAGAGCGATCTTCCGGTGGACGAGAGAAACTTCTTAGCCCATTCCAGAAACCTAATAATACCGCAGCAATCCAGTGACAATGAAATGAAGCCGCGATCGCACCGAGATCCTGTTCGCTGAGACGAATGAAAATTGGACCAAATGCTAAAGCTACTATAGCTGTGAGTAAAGCCGCGATCGCCGTTAAATTTGCTGAAAGTTGAGGATTCAGGTTATCCAGAAAGCTGAGGTTTTTGTTCATTGCAAAAGCGATCGCTACGCTTAGTTACTGCTTTAATTTTTACACAACTTAACACTTTTGTCAGAATTGGCGATCGCTATTGG is a window encoding:
- a CDS encoding DMT family transporter — protein: MNKNLSFLDNLNPQLSANLTAIAALLTAIVALAFGPIFIRLSEQDLGAIAASFHCHWIAAVLLGFWNGLRSFSRPPEDRSSPQPISEQTSVIALLLLGGIFWSATIWCWFWSLGQTSVANATLLRSLTPIFVTLGGWLVWGKKFDRRFIMGMIVAIAGSCAIAFDDFQIGTSNLQGDVAALICALLSGVSLLILEELRTQLKTSKILAWRLVLVASLTFPILLFTENNYFPNSWQTWTAIIAQAAICLLVGQGLIVYCLSHLSSGFVAVTFLVEPLLSASLAWLIFLERLNFSNWVAFFIVLLGIYIAKSSQSAWKA